TGGTCTCATCTTGTGGGAGTTACCTGTTTGGATTCAGACCAAGTGCCCACTTCTAGCACTAGCAAGTTTCACAAAGTTTTTTTGGatacatttgttgttattctgtctgtcactgtttaaataaacctacattttaaattatagactgataatttctttgtgagtgggcaaacgtacaacatcagcaggggatccaatactttttcccccctctctgtattatatacaaaaaaaaggttttgtttggATGGCACAATCAATCCCTACACTATTCAGTGGTTCTTTTCTCACTGAATCGCTACTGATTGGACTGTGCAGAgttttagcaaccaggaaaCGATAGGGGATTTCCCTTTTGTCATTGTCCTGTCTAAGGACTTGAAGAGAGATGGTTAAATCCTCTTGtgacagatggagagggagggcgAAGCTTTTACATTTGAAGTTAACCAATGGAAATTCAGCGTTTTAGGATGCACTTTTGAATGCacccaaaaataaatatgtaaacattccaCTATCTTTTCACTATTTTGGCAGATGCATTATGGGCATTTTCTGATACATGCAAAAACATATATGCATGTCCTGTTTAATATTTAGCCTTTAGATTATAGCCCAATGTTGATCTGTGATAGCGACGACTTCCCTCTTGTTTTAATCATTTCCAAACAATCTCTTCCAATTTTCTTAATGTCATGGCCAGTAGATTTGTTCATTTTAAGTAGTGAAGTTGTGTGGATATTGGAAGTAAGCCATGCTGTCAATACTGTGTCATCATAagaacctgtttgaactggttcAACTGAAAACAACTGTCTAGCTCACATTGACAGCCCTGATCTCTGGCGTGTCGCCTGTTGTGGCTTGTGTTGACTGGTCGGCTGTGTCGATTTTTGTTGATTGTGTTGTGTATTCCAGGGCCCAAGCTGTACAAGGAGCCCAGTTTCAAGTCCAACAAGTTCATCATCCACAATGCTATTTCTCGCTGCTGTCTGGCTGGCAAGGTCAACGAACCACAGAAAAACAAGATTGTTGAGGTCAGAACCCTTTATATTAACTCCCTGTAGATATGTGGTTGGCAACTGAGCAacccaaacaaaaaaacactagcAGAACTCTGTTTCCCCCTTTCCTCTACAACAACAAACCCTTGTAGATCTCTTTTCCAACTCCACTACAATAACAAACCCCTTGTAGATCTCTTTTCCAACTCCACTACAATAACAAACCCCTTGTAGATCTCTTTTCCAACTCCACTACAATAACAAACCCCTTGTAGATCTCTTTTCCAACTCCACTACAATAACAAACCCCTTGTAGATCTCTTTTCCAACTCCACTACAATAACAAACCCCTTGTAGATCTCTTTTCCAACTCCACTACAATAACAAACCTCTTGTAGATCTGTTTTCCAACTCCACTACAACAACAAACCCCTTGTAGATCTGTTTTCCAACTCCACTACAACAACAAACCCCTTGTAGATCTGTTTTCCAACTCCACTACAACAACAAACTCTCGCAGAGAGTCTGCTACAGCCCCAAACTTGAAGATCGTTTTTTCCTCTCACTGCAACAACAAACCCTCATTGATCAGTTTCCCCCTCCCTGCTACAACAAcactccctctcgctctctcagcaTTGCCAATATCAGTatatttaacattgttttatttccgGCTACCCTGTGTCACAGGAGATGGAGAAGTGCCAGGCCAACCACTTCCTGATCCTATTCCGTGACTCCAGCTGCCAGTTCCGGGCAGTCTACACCATGAACCCGGAGACCGAGGAGATGGTGCGTCTCACAGGCATCGGGCCACGCGTCATCAGCACCGACATGGTGGAGTCTATCTACAAGTACAACTCGGACCGCAAACAGTTCACCACCATCCCGTCCAAAACCATGTCCATGAGCGTTGACGCCTTCACCATCCCGGGTCACCTGTGGCAGAGCAAGCGCCCGGTCACCCCAAAGAAGCTGGGGACACCCAAATAATAACACTGGCCTTTCAGTGAAGGGGGCGGGGTTTGGTGAAAGGAAGTTAAGGGCCCCTCCTCCTTCACCCAATCAACACCCCTAGCACTTTTCTCCTTTCTGTTGGTGCGTCAAAGAGTGGGTTGTGGTGTTTTGGAGACTTAATTCAGTAAGCCTGGAGTatctaaaatgaatgaatgacacTGGCATCAATTCAAAATGCCTGGCCCTTTAACCCGGTCCAGCCTTCTGGTCTCTGCCACATTAAGACCAACCTGGGTCCTATTTACCAAGAAGCAAACAGAGACGAGTAGGGACTGTCTGAATTTGTCAAATGAGAAGTGCTACTTTTTGTCGTTGTTCATTTCCAATTCAAAATGGTTTGCTAGGGTGTGCACTAATGAATATGAACCTGGTTGGCTCTATATGTGGGGACATTGGTACATGTCACAATCAATCACCACTACTGCAGCCATTTAGGGCCCTGTCTGGAACCCACAGTGTCTCTGATTGGGCCGCAAGACCTGATTTATGtagattgtaaaaaaaagaatgatgaCGACATAAACAATGATGGGATTTGACTGGAACTGTCTGGATGAACTGGGCTTCATCAGATCTACAGGGTCCCTCTTCCCTGGGTCCCTGACTCCCCCATCCTGATGCCTCTCCGACTCCTCCCAGGTCCTATTGCCTCTCGCTGACTGCCCCCAGTCTGTTCTACTGCCTCTCCCTGACAAtcaatctccctctctttcctttctgtcATCTGTTCTTTCTTGTCATTTAATTCCAGGGCTATTTCTCCACCCATCTACTGCCTCTGAAGCTGAATGAAATCCTTAGCAAACTGCTCTCTCATGAATGTAGGACACACCCTAACCACTCGTCTCCCCTGGGTGTGTCACCATTGGCCAGTCGAGTATAGCGAGGTACAGTAGCAGGCGGGTCCACCGAGGGCTCCAGCACTCTGAGTGGCTGCCGTGCCTGTTGGTCAGAGCGGTATTAAGGACTCCGCCCAACTCCTACTGTACTTCAGCTGTAGAcatctggatgttttttttttatatcgcCCAACTCCAACTATACTTCAGCTGTAGAcatctggatgtttttttttatattgctaCTTTTGACAGTGTGCTTTGGGCCTTTGCGAGCAGAATCAAGAACTGAACTTGATCCGATTTTCTCTATTCGTCTTACCTTGCTTTAGTTTGTTTCCTGAGAATAACGCCATACTTAATGAATGAAACTGGAAAAAGTGACCGGGTTCTTTGCTTAGCGTTACCCTGTATTCCCAATTGTGtagagagacaaagatagaAAATGAATGAGGATTTAATATATATGAATGCTTTTTATTGctgatttctttcttttttgacAATGATTTGTACAAACAAGCTGAACTTTGTAAGCTATGAATAAGCTAGCCTGCTGCTTTATTACTAGTGCGGTGTGTGGGAGAACAGCgtgaaagagagaatgagaagaaACTGTCAAGAGTCATGCCGAATTCTCCACAATCTAGGGACAAATAAACCCTAAAGGACAATATCTAACAGGTTGTGTCATTTAAGAtaatagtcacacacacacacacacacatacggtgTGTTTTACCTATGGATGAAGGACTGTATAAACCCAGGTCTGCAGGGcgttgtgtgtttctctctgagGTGAGCCAGCTGTCCACTCCCCAGTTCTGTTTCACATCACTTACTGCCAACCACGGCAACATGTTCTTAAAATTCATATGTGAAATTCATTttgtttgacaaaaaaaaatgcatttatcaAGTGTACGGCTGACAGTGGAAATgtaggttggtgtgtgtgtgtgtgtgtatgcgagCATGTGCGTGTGCACGATTTATGTAATATCTGTTTGtagaagaggtgtgtgtgtgtgcgtgtgatagTTAATCTATAACTGGATTCTGTGCAATTCGTCTGTAGGCAGTCAGTCAGGTATTCCCAAGGTGAATGTATGGGGTAAACTTTAGAAGGATGATTTGATGTTTAGTTTCAGATtctaatatattatttatgttcGTTCTTCGGTTAAGGTGGTGAGTCACATGTTAATTTCATAgaatttctgtctgtctgattatttttttttgcccagTTACAACCACATTGATGTGGAGCATTGGTGTTGCTTTCAAAAGTTGTTCCTGATTGCAAATGAAACGCAGGCAACTGGGCCAGGCTAATAAAATCCTTTTACAAATCGCCATTACAACTTTAATTTACATCATGCTCATCTGTTTTTGTCATTACCCTACTTTGAACAAGCAGCAGTTTTTATTTTGGAGGCATACCACAGCAGTCCTAAACACAATCCATTTTGATTAATGTTTGTACTTTGCAGTTTTTTGAACGGCCTCAATTTTAACTACTTTCATCAGGGAATGTAAGTGATTTTTCAACATTCAATCCAATTATACCCTATAAAATGGACAGTTCTAAAAAAGGCACACAGGCAGAGATGTGTGCCAATTTCGATAAGTTGGCGTATATTTCTAAAAAGaaatttgctttgtcattatggagtattATCTTAATTGATTaatacttttctttttatataaattatacatttagtctgtaacacaacaaaatgtggagaaaatgaaggggtctgaatgttttccaaaggcactggcTCTACTGAAGTCCTGAAGTCTTTCGAAGTTGTTCGTTCAAAGTGAAACCATGATGAccaagttgttgttttttcatgttCTGCATTGTctattgtcattgttttgtctGCATTGCCCCAATAGTATGATGGATATGGAACTAGTCTGATGTGACTGAAACTCTAATCTTCAAAGGCTGtttttcccaatcctggtcctcgggacccaaatgtttcatgtttttgtttttgccctagcactcacacacctgttttaaatgccctaccacttacatacttgattgacgtaatcaaACTATCgtttttaatttgaatcaggtgtgtgagtgctacgacaaaaacatgcaccccatTGGGTCCCTGGGACTGGGATTGGGAAACACTACCTAAGGTTCAGTgcagtgagacacacacatctgtcaGAAATTTTAATCCAGATTTCTGCTTCACAAACTGACATGCATACAGATTTGAAATGACTATAAATGTGACGTGTATGAGTTCAGCATAGTGGAAGAGAACATACGGCAGGGACAGAATACTGATACTGTTTACTTGGAGTATTAAATTCAGTGGGAGATTGAATAATGTAATACTGACCTGAATAACAGGTAATGATCAATTGCATTTCACACAGTCAGCAGAGATTGTTCCTAACCGCCCCTTACATCCGGGATCGGATGAAATCTTATAACCTTAAAGGTTACAATATGTACGTCTGATCCTAACTGGCAGGGGACAGTATCAGCCAACAGTGAAGGTTATGGTCATGGTGGGCAGATTACTGGTAGTTGATCAGGTCCTGGGCCTCTGGATCGAGTGAAGAGGGGATGCTTTAAAAGAGTAGGAACACTTGAATCTGTTCATTAAGCACGTTTTCCACAGCGAAACGCGTTTACAACAGAGGCTTAAGTGTTTCTCATTGGTCTAATTCAATGAGTCGTTTTCTGTGTGGTGCCAAATGAAGAGCAAACAGGTGAAGGAAACTTCCCCCCTTCCCTGCTCACAAGGTGTTTGTTTAGGGTTCAGGATCTCTGAGTAGGACAGGGTTTCGTTTGTCTATGTTTAGTGTTCATGTTCTCTGAGTAGGACAGGGCGTCGTTCACTGTTCAGGATCTCTGGTTAGGGCGTCGTTAAGCGTTCAGGATCTCTGAGCAGGGCGTCATTCAGCTGTGTTTTGCATGCAGCATCTCAGTCAGCAGGGAGTTGCAAGGCAGGTCTCCCAGCAGGTGGCGCTGGTACAGATACTCCTCCACCTGCAGGCTGATACTTCGGATCTCCGGCAGGCGGAGCAGCAGCTGGCCGAATTTGTCGGAGTGACCTGGGTGGGTGTAGAGGGTGTGGTCCATCAGGGTGCGGTTCACCTTCTCCTGGGTCTGCTCCACCTGCCGGCGGTTCTGCACAGACTTCACGTCTAAAGGTTGGAGGACAAGCACTTAGTTAGCGGATTGCTAGTGGAAACCAGTGGGAAATTATTGGACAGCTAGTTGGACAGCTGAATGGACTTCTGCTGACTGGCAGTTTTGGAAAGTTTGGCATTAGTCAATCGGTAGCATTTCATAATGGCAACATACAATAAAGCTGTTATAATGGATTAATAAATCAAATGATCGGCTTTCGGAGTGGATCCCCTGCCTTCGGGAATGCATCAGCGAGTGACTGGGACCAGGACCAGTGATCTAGAACAGGGTTCCCGAAACCCCACTTTAGACCTCCTTCAGCATCTTATATTTGGGTTTCAACTCTTATCTGCCACAGCTGATTCTTTAAGTCAAAAGTGTGATTAGGTTAGGCTTTGCCACTTAAGGGTTAAAATCAAGATACAAAACGTCTGGGGACAATGTAGAGGGGTTTGGGAAACCCTGCCCCAGAGCAGAGCCAAGAGGAACGCCGATCAGTGCAACCGGAGGATTAACTTACCGGGGTTGAACAGGACCAGATATTTGAGGCACACAAACTCCTGAGTGTCCAGGTGAAGGGCCTTGAGTTTGACCACTAGGTCCTGGGTCCTGGACACCAGACCGATCAGAGTGGCGCCCGCCTGGGTCAGGATGTTGGAAACCTCGATCTGCATCATATAGACAGACATTTACGACCAGTGGAGTGGAACTTCCAGACTGTCAACAGCATCCAGGCCTTTCAAATTCTCAGACCGTCCCCATGTCTCTCCCACTGCATCTATCGCTCTGACTACTCGGACTACACGAGATGTTCAAACTTCTCTGTTGTGAATCAACCAATAAGGTATGAGTACGTCGATGAGCTGCACCGAGGAAGAGGTCGGAGAAAGTAAGGAGGCAAGGGAGAAGGTAAAAAGGAGGATTGTTATGTCAGTAGTTAGGATGGCGAGCTACCTGTTGTCCTGTGACCAGGTAGATGCAGCCCTCCCTGCTGTAGGCCACCTGGCGACACAGGTGATCAAGGACCAGCAGCTCACTCCAACAGCTCTGCAGCAACACCATCTGGTCCTCCACCTTTAAAGAGCCATCATCAGGAACACCACCATTTCACGTCACCACCGTCCGAATAGTCAGTTACACATTGCTCGTTGGGTTTAGAATTTTTGTTTTGAAGAAATAATTTCTTTGTATTGACTGTTCGAATCACCTGaatgaaaatgctaaataaaaaaatacattttgattgaccAATGAGCAGTTTCTGTGTCTTGATTTATAATCCCTGAAAGGATAGGAAAAACAAGGAAAGGCTATAGAGATTTCTTTCTGGTCAAACTTATGGTTAGGATTAGGCCATTGGGGTTAGGGTCATAAATTAGATGTTAGGaatttagggttagggctagacATAAGGGAAACATCAGTTTGAACGGCAATGTTTTTTGGTCCCCCCAAAAGTGCAGAAATAGGAGTGATTTTGTGGGACGCTACCTTGAGTTCCTTGAAGAGTGCACTGTTCCTGGACCATTCCACCAACCCGAACAGTGTCTGGTCGGCCATTTTACACATGATACTGAAGGTGTTGAGGCGGTCGTGTTTTCCACGGCCCGCCTGCTCTCTCTGGAGGACGGCCAGCACCTTGGCACACAGCTGGCGCTCATCCGGCTCTCCCTCCAGGAGCTGGGCCAGGAAGCTAGGCGCGGGGGCGGTTGACGGGGGGGTTGGGGTGGAGCTTGGTGTGGATGTAGGTGGGGTGAGTAGCCggttaggtgtgtgtggggCAGAAGGAGATAGGCCGCAGCAGTAAGGCAACATCTCCCTTTTCTCCTGCGGGTATTCCAACGCCCCCTCGTGAAAGGCCCCATGGTACCGCCCAGGGTAAGGCGGAGACTGGGGAGGGGCTACAGACGCCCTGTCCCGGCTCATGGTGCAGTCCAGAGGCATGGTGGTGAGCTCTGATTGGCCCATATTGGAGTGATAGGCCGGGGATTGGTGGAAATGGTCAGAGGGCCGGAGCGCTGACATGTGACTGGACATTAGGTGCAGGCTGGATGGTCTGTGGGGTTGTGTGCTGTCCAGTTTGATCCTGTAGGGGGCGGTGTCGGGTTGCTGTGGCTGCTGGTGGCACAGCCTTCTCTGCTGTTTCATCTGCCGGTCTCGTCGATACAAGGGGCCAAACTTGTTCCGACCACCTCTCATTCGGTCTGCTCTCACTGCTGTGGGACCAGAGAGCAATGCACAGCTGTGAATATGTTTAAACTATATTACtctattattacattattattatgtgaGAGAACTGTCATTCCTTGGAAATGTGAAAGTCCACTAGGAAATAATTACCCACTAATTCTACTGCTCTGAATGGCTGAGACCTCAAATGAGTTTGGTAAAAAGTattgcgtgcgcgtgtgtgtgtgtgtgtgtgtgtgtgtgtgtgtgtgtgtgtgtataccctcTCTCTTCATGCCCACGGCCAGACACTTCTGGAAGCGGCAGTAGGGGCAGCGTTTCCTCTGGGAGGGGTTCATGGGACagttctgtctctctgcacaGGCATAACGCTTGTTGTTCTGTACCGATCGTTTAAAGAAACCCTgcagagagggggtggaggcaTATAGTAGGTTTGGGGTCATTTTAGGCAGTTTCCAAAATTCAAATACATACTTTGATTTATACACAATTTGTGTATATGGATATGCCCAGTATCAGCAACTGCTAGCAGGGTGGCCGACCCACCAATAAGGTAAACCTGACAGACATCCCTGCCACCCTCCCCGGACAGTGCTGAGCCAATTCAGATGGCCCCTTACAATGGGCACAGTCGGTATGCCACGGCTGGGGCTCAAACCCCTAACGACGATGACTCAGCTGAGCTGCAGGGCCCTCGATGTGTGGAATGGGGATTTGCCAGTGGCTAAGAAGCTGCCACCTGTCATATTGACTCATCTAATTTCCAGACACCTTTTCAGAAACTCTGGTGGGAAACATCCTCAAACTTTAGACAAAAAGGACGTTCTGACTAATTCCCAGCACATTAGCATGTTGTATGTCATTAGCTGGTTAGCTTTTCCTTTGCATTATGAACTGGCTGGCTAGACTGGATGTAACagagtgtttgtttacatgaaATGTTGGAAACACTGCTCAATCTGAAGCCAGCCCTGGCAATATTTCAATCAGCTAAAACTCAAAGAAAAGAAACACTCAGCCAAGTCCCACCCATCGACTACTAAAGGCTCACTTTCAAAAAGATTTGGTGCCAACAGCTTGGTTACATccagggccggttctaggcataagagACATAAGCGGACGCTAAGGGCCaccgactgctagggagccaACAGCcgctaggggagagggggccccaaatcaaattttgcacAGGGCCCCTAAAAGGCTAGAGCCGCCATTGGTTAATTCACGCCGGCTAGGCACATCCTCACAACACAAGGCCACTGATCCAAGCAGGTCTGCGGTGCGCTAACAATGGATGGGAACCGACTGGGCTCACTGTACCTTACAGCTCTCGCAGGTGAGCAGGCCGTAGTGATAGCCAGACACCCTGTCCCCGCACACGGGGCAGCCCTCCGGATGATCTGGCCCGGCCTCTGGTTCTGCTTTCAGCTCCTGAGCtggagaggagatgggagagggGAAGGCTTTAACTTGTTGCACCTGTCCTGGGGTTCGGGACAGGACTGGGTCCAATTCACATTAATTCACAGTTAATTCAGCAGGTGCACAAAATGTAGGAGGCTGACCGAGAGTTGTCAGTGCACtcaatggaaataaaatattgtgtaattgtttgaacactgattacattttgtagaaaATCCATAGCCGTTAAAAGATTAAACAAAACAAGGATCAGAACCAGAATAAGGGATCCACCCCCATGGCCACATGCAGTGGGAAGTAGAGATGTTGCAGCCCCCACGACACAGCCTCAGCCCCCCTGACGAGATTCTGTTCTCCACCGATGCTTGCAGGCAGTGTGTTTGCCGGTTGATGACTAGTCAAAAGCACTGTGAGTAATACTGCTCATTATCTCATGGTGATCTACGATGCCAATACAGTTCCAGTGGTCCCCAACCAAAGGCAACAAggcccctgggggtacttgacCAATCCACATGGGGTACATAAGAAGACTCATGTCACCATAAGCATGCTGGTTAAATGCACATGTGAGGGGCGCTTCAGCCGTCCTCAGTGCCGGTCCAATTCCAGTAGTTGGGACAGTTGCAGAAAGAGATTAGGAACCATTGACTAAGCCTGTCCACAAGAGAATGGGCAGGTTTTTGTACATATACTTTTCAATTGACCTCGGCCCAACTTCATGAAGCAGGAGGACCAACTGAGGATGAGATCCCTGTTGTTCCCTTTGTAAAGGGTTTGAATCGACACTGCATCTCAGAGTGCTGCTGAAACAGAATCAGTGGAGGCTTTTACAGTATGTTGAATATAATTACCTGACCAGATCCTAGATCAGTTAAAACTTTGGTCACCCCTCTGGCCACTTTTGTCCCTTATGATTTAAAAGGCCAAACTGTTTCCACGCACAGATGctcacacatatatacatatacacacacacacagaaacacacacatttgcttaGCTATTTAAAAGATTTTTACTCATTTTTACTAATTCTAACTTTTactcttacatttttttgatttttgtcCCTATAATATTATTAGcctagaaacacacagacaaacacacacacacacacacaggcaaagtCCATGCTTTCTCTTTCATTATTGGCCCAACATCAGCACTCCTAGTTCAGAACATTCTCTGAACATGAGCCCTGGCCTGGTTTATTGTCCATTAGACAGGAGGCCAAGATCTCTGAAGGTGTTGCAGTCTACAACACAGGCCTCTTATCACGCAGACTGATTGGCTAGAACTGTAAACCATATGACCCTTACAATTCACTGTCAATCTCAGAAGTGTGTTGAGCAATGGAAATTATGATGACAGACAGGATTATTTATCAGTCTCTGCCAGGTCAATAAGCTGATGAATACCGGGTTATTAAAAGTGTAAGGTCTCTTAGGGAAGCAGTCTTCAGGAAGTTGCAGTCATATCAGTGGATGTCTTTAAGGTTCTGTGATCAAGTGCGGTTCCACCCTGTGCTGTCCAATATCAGCAGCCTGACAGGTTGGGTCAAATCATGAACAAACAGAC
This is a stretch of genomic DNA from Esox lucius isolate fEsoLuc1 chromosome 11, fEsoLuc1.pri, whole genome shotgun sequence. It encodes these proteins:
- the nr5a5 gene encoding nuclear receptor subfamily 5, group A, member 5, with the protein product MNVHQGHFHADQAFQQSQLLGRHHSGYPQDLLSSEGLHTSQELKAEPEAGPDHPEGCPVCGDRVSGYHYGLLTCESCKGFFKRSVQNNKRYACAERQNCPMNPSQRKRCPYCRFQKCLAVGMKREAVRADRMRGGRNKFGPLYRRDRQMKQQRRLCHQQPQQPDTAPYRIKLDSTQPHRPSSLHLMSSHMSALRPSDHFHQSPAYHSNMGQSELTTMPLDCTMSRDRASVAPPQSPPYPGRYHGAFHEGALEYPQEKREMLPYCCGLSPSAPHTPNRLLTPPTSTPSSTPTPPSTAPAPSFLAQLLEGEPDERQLCAKVLAVLQREQAGRGKHDRLNTFSIMCKMADQTLFGLVEWSRNSALFKELKVEDQMVLLQSCWSELLVLDHLCRQVAYSREGCIYLVTGQQIEVSNILTQAGATLIGLVSRTQDLVVKLKALHLDTQEFVCLKYLVLFNPDVKSVQNRRQVEQTQEKVNRTLMDHTLYTHPGHSDKFGQLLLRLPEIRSISLQVEEYLYQRHLLGDLPCNSLLTEMLHAKHS